DNA from Polaribacter sp. NJDZ03:
CTGCTTCAATATGTTTAGATTCGTCTACAATAACTTTATGAATTCCACCAACTTTATCACTTAACTCAACACTAGTTACCAATCCAAAACGAACTTCTGTACCAAAACGTTCTGCTTGTTTTTGTAAATCTGTCATCATTGCAGTACCATCTGTACCTTCTGGATATCCCGGAAAATTATCAACTTCTGTTGTTGTTGTTAATTGACCTCCCATCTGCATTCCTGTATACATTACAGGTTTCATGTCTGCTCTTGCTGCATAAATTGCTGCTGTATAACCGGCAGGACCAGAACCAATAATTAAACATTTTATTTTTTCTATTGTATCTGACATATTAAATTTATTTGATTATAGGAAACAAAAATATTCTTTTTTATTCCTTTAAAAGACGATTGTTTATAAGTTTTAACAATGGAAAAATAAGTTTATAAAATTGAAATATTATTTTGGAAGTAATTTAATAATTCCTAAATTTTCTACACCAACATACATAAATCCATCTAAACCTTGCGCTATAGAGCGAACTCTCCCTATACCTTTTAGCATTTTTACTTCTTTAAAAACTTTATTTCCTTTTAATATGCATCTTGTTAAATACTGAAACTTTAAAGAACCTATTAATAAATTACCTTTCCAGCTACCATATTTATCACTGTTTATAAAAGCCATACCACTTGGCGCAATAGAGGGTGTCCAATAATAAATGGGGTTTTCCATACCTGGTAGAGAAGTATTATCTGTAAATTTAGTACCACTATAATTAACGCCATAACTTACTTTTGGCCAACCATAATTCTTACCAATCTTAATAATATTTATTTCATCACCTCCTTTTGGACCATGTTCGTGAGACCAAATTTCTTTTGTTAATGGGTTCATTCTCATCCCTTGTGGATTTCTATGCCCATAACTATAAATTGCTTTTTTAGCATTATTTATTTTTACAAAAGGATTGTCTTTTGGTATCGTACCATCATCATTTAACCGATATATTTTCCCTCCATCTTTTGTAATATCTTGCGGATTTTCATCTCTATTATCTCTATCTCCCACACTAAAATAAACATGGTTTTCTTCATCAAAAGTTATTCTAGAGCCAAAATGTTGTGATCTTGTAGTATTAGGACTCGCTTTGTACAAGACTTCTTTATCTATTAATTGATTGTTTTTTAGTTTTGCTCTCATTAAAGCGGTATTTCCTCCACTTCCTGTTCCTTCGGATGATACGTAGGTAAAATAGATCCAGTTATTTTTTTGATAATCCGGATGCAGTTCAATGTCTAAAAACCCACCCTGACCTCTAAGGTAAATTTCTGGAACACCTTGTACTTCTATTTTTACACCATCTTTAAAATGAATAAGCTTTCCTTCTTTTTCTGTAATTAACATAGTGTTATCTGGTAGAAAAGTAAAACCCCACGGATTCGTTAAATCAGGCACAATTAACTCATACTCTTTACTTTGAGAAAAACCAGATACAAGAACACCGAAATAGATGATAAGAATATAAATAAATTGCTTCATTTTTTTAAAAATAAAATTAATATTTCAATAAATATACAAATATTATTCTATATTTGCACTCGCAAATTGAGTGTATCAATTTTCGGGGTGTAGCGTAGCCCGGTCATCGCGCCTCGTTTGGGACGAGGAGGTCGCAGGTTCGAATCCTGCCACCCCGACAGATTTAAATGTCACAGTATTTAAAAACCTTGATAATCAAATGATTATCAAGGTTTTTAAGTTTTTAAACAATCCTAAAACTTGATTGATTTTAAACAAAAAAAGTACATTTTACCTTACACTTAAGACATTTATACCTACAG
Protein-coding regions in this window:
- a CDS encoding PQQ-dependent sugar dehydrogenase: MKQFIYILIIYFGVLVSGFSQSKEYELIVPDLTNPWGFTFLPDNTMLITEKEGKLIHFKDGVKIEVQGVPEIYLRGQGGFLDIELHPDYQKNNWIYFTYVSSEGTGSGGNTALMRAKLKNNQLIDKEVLYKASPNTTRSQHFGSRITFDEENHVYFSVGDRDNRDENPQDITKDGGKIYRLNDDGTIPKDNPFVKINNAKKAIYSYGHRNPQGMRMNPLTKEIWSHEHGPKGGDEINIIKIGKNYGWPKVSYGVNYSGTKFTDNTSLPGMENPIYYWTPSIAPSGMAFINSDKYGSWKGNLLIGSLKFQYLTRCILKGNKVFKEVKMLKGIGRVRSIAQGLDGFMYVGVENLGIIKLLPK